One Vigna unguiculata cultivar IT97K-499-35 chromosome 7, ASM411807v1, whole genome shotgun sequence genomic region harbors:
- the LOC114192738 gene encoding receptor-like protein kinase ANXUR2 — MHTRASLLLLFFFPVLLKAAPSSDKDEGGSDSLMLGCGLDKNGGKDSDGRQWSSDEKYLKTKNDLTFKASFQDPSLLSEVPYMSARIFKTKTSYKFPIQGDKRYWLRLHFYPSSYDTFDSVHSYFSVTANSLKLLSNFSASVTCQALSQAYLDREYSLAPLDSDTLTVTFKPSAKHDKAFAFVNGIQLVEMPELFDEAPLLGFDGQTMETNALHFQTMFRLNVGGQYIAPNNDSGLSRMWYDDTPYIYGSATGVTNQATKDEKIDYKTLPESIAPVDIYSTSRSMGGDKNMNMGYNLTWIFQVDPNSMYLTRLHFCEYHYSRLNQIVFKIFINNRTAETAADVIGWSGGKGVPTYKDYVLYVRDRPGDDQLWLALHPANESKPEFYDALLNGVEVFKLNDTDLSGPNPQPSDLLIQYERKANTFHSKHETNRTFVISTAGGAAGFALVALIIVAARQKKKKRTPGTYSATSSWLPLYGHSQTAGTKSTVSGKSVGHANLTAMAQGLCRFFSLQDMKQATKNFDESNVIGVGGFGKVYKGVIDNGFKVAVKRSNPQSEQGVNEFQTEIEMLSKLRHKHLVSLIGFCEEGDEMCLVYDYMALGTMREHLYKGTKPLDLLSWKQRLEICIGAARGLHYLHTGAKYTIIHRDVKTTNILLDENWVAKVSDFGLSKTGPNMNQGHVSTVVKGSFGYLDPEYFRRQQLTEKSDVYSFGVVLFEALCARPALNPNLPKEQVSLAEWALYNIRRGTLEDIIDPSIKGKMNPESLTKFADAAQKCVSDLGFERPSMNDLLWNLEFALNLEKSTDGSAALDHEGEFSEVSLEDNTNNRAAHYKNLSLESEKGLSQDPSNDNSAVIFSQIANPSGR; from the coding sequence atgCACACCCGCGCGAGTCTCTTGCTGCTCTTTTTCTTCCCTGTCTTGTTAAAAGCCGCACCCTCCTCCGATAAAGACGAAGGTGGCAGCGATTCCTTGATGTTGGGATGTGGGTTGGACAAAAACGGTGGCAAAGACAGCGACGGTAGACAATGGAGCTCCGACGAGAAGTACCTCAAAACGAAAAACGACCTCACGTTCAAAGCCTCTTTCCAAGACCCTTCGCTTTTGTCCGAGGTTCCATATATGTCTGCACGAATTTTCAAAACCAAAACATCCTACAAGTTCCCCATCCAAGGTGACAAACGTTACTGGCTCAGGCTCCATTTCTACCCCTCCTCTTACGACACCTTCGACTCCGTTCACTCTTATTTCTCCGTCACCGCAAACAGCCTCAAGCTTCTTTCCAACTTCAGCGCCTCCGTCACGTGCCAAGCCCTCTCACAGGCCTACCTCGACCGAGAGTATTCCCTTGCGCCTTTGGATTCCGACACTCTCACCGTCACCTTCAAGCCCTCTGCCAAGCACGATAAAGCTTTTGCTTTTGTTAATGGGATTCAGCTCGTCGAAATGCCGGAGTTGTTTGACGAGGCTCCCTTGTTGGGCTTCGACGGCCAAACCATGGAGACCAACGCTCTGCATTTTCAGACCATGTTCAGGTTAAACGTTGGAGGACAATACATAGCTCCAAATAATGATTCTGGTCTATCCAGAATGTGGTACGATGATACGCCTTATATTTATGGTTCTGCCACTGGTGTCACCAACCAAGCTACCAAGGATGAAAAAATCGACTACAAAACCCTGCCAGAGTCCATTGCTCCTGTCGATATCTACTCCACTTCCCGATCCATGGGAGGCGATAAGAATATGAACATGGGCTACAATCTCACATGGATATTCCAAGTTGATCCGAATTCTATGTATCTTACCCGGTTGCATTTCTGCGAGTATCACTATTCCAGATTGAATCAGATtgttttcaaaatcttcatcaACAACCGCACAGCGGAGACTGCTGCTGATGTGATTGGGTGGTCCGGAGGTAAAGGAGTGCCAACGTACAAGGATTATGTATTATATGTGAGAGATCGGCCAGGTGATGATCAACTCTGGCTTGCTTTGCACCCTGCAAATGAATCAAAGCCAGAATTTTACGACGCGTTACTCAACGGGGTGGAGGTCTTCAAGCTCAATGACACAGACCTGTCTGGTCCCAATCCTCAACCTTCTGACTTGCTGATTCAATATGAGCGCAAGGCAAATACTTTCCATAGCAAACATGAGACTAATAGGACTTTTGTTATAAGCACTGCTGGGGGTGCTGCAGGTTTTGCCTTGGTGGCTTTGATAATTGTTGCTGCTcgtcagaaaaagaaaaagagaactCCGGGGACGTACAGCGCCACGTCCAGCTGGCTCCCTCTTTATGGCCATTCGCAGACAGCAGGCACCAAATCCACAGTATCAGGGAAGAGTGTGGGCCATGCCAACCTAACCGCCATGGCTCAAGGATTGTGCCGCTTTTTCTCCTTACAGGATATGAAGCAAGCAACCAAGAATTTCGATGAATCTAACGTGATAGGGGTGGGAGGGTTTGGAAAGGTTTATAAGGGTGTTATCGATAATGGGTTCAAAGTGGCAGTGAAGAGATCGAACCCGCAATCAGAACAAGGAGTGAACGAGTTCCAGACAGAGATTGAGATGCTGTCCAAGTTGAGACACAAGCATTTGGTGTCCTTGATTGGTTTTTGCGAGGAGGGTGATGAGATGTGTCTGGTTTATGACTACATGGCTCTTGGCACCATGAGGGAACACCTTTACAAGGGAACCAAACCATTGGACCTGCTATCATGGAAGCAAAGGTTGGAGATCTGCATAGGAGCCGCAAGAGGCCTTCACTACCTTCACACTGGAGCAAAATACACCATCATTCATAGAGATGTGAAAACAACCAACATTCTCCTTGATGAAAACTGGGTGGCGAAGGTTTCAGATTTTGGACTGTCCAAAACAGGTCCAAACATGAATCAAGGTCATGTCAGTACTGTGGTGAAGGGTAGCTTTGGATACTTAGATCCCGAATATTTCAGGAGGCAACAGTTGACTGAGAAGTCTGATGTGTACTCGTTTGGGGTGGTGCTGTTTGAGGCCCTTTGTGCAAGGCCTGCTCTCAACCCTAACCTTCCCAAGGAACAGGTAAGTCTTGCGGAATGGGCATTGTACAACATAAGAAGAGGAACACTTGAGGACATCATTGACCCCAGCATCAAAGGGAAGATGAACCCTGAAAGCTTGACCAAGTTTGCTGATGCAGCTCAGAAATGTGTATCTGATCTTGGATTCGAACGACCCTCCATGAATGACCTATTGTGGAACCTCGAATTCGCTCTCAACTTGGAAAAAAGCACAGATGGTTCAGCTGCTCTAGATCACGAAGGTGAGTTCTCAGAAGTAAGCTTGGAAGACAATACCAATAACAGGGCTGCTCATTACAAAAACCTCAGCCTTGAAAGCGAGAAAGGGCTTAGCCAAGACCCCAGTAATGATAACTCTGCTGTCATCTTCTCTCAAATTGCCAATCCATCAGGACGATGA
- the LOC114192652 gene encoding uncharacterized protein LOC114192652 has product MEIHHHHHHHMREEKQMEIHHHHHHHHHHHNHHNEMVVSSSSSSSSSPSESDEELQHMLLAPPLWKKRLSKQLSMCEKPRDIAWERRRMQERRRSSTVCDDLTDEDLNELKGCIELGFGFNEEDGQRLCNTLPALDLYFAVNRRLSPSPVSTPQSRSSSLGGRSSSFGSPRSDSDSWKICSPGDDPEHVKTKLRHWAQAVACSVMQSS; this is encoded by the exons ATGGAGAtccatcaccatcaccatcatCATATGAGAGAGGAAAAGCAGATGGAGAttcatcaccaccaccatcatcatcatcatcatcataatcatCATAACGAGATGGTGGTGtcatcttcctcttcttcttcctcatcgCCGAGTGAGTCAGACGAGGAGTTGCAACACATGTTGTTGGCGCCACCATTGTGGAAGAAGAGGTTGTCGAAGCAGTTATCGATGTGCGAGAAGCCAAGGGACATTGCATGGGAAAGAAGGCGGATGCAGGAGCGGCGGAGAAGTTCGACGGTATGTGATGATTTGACCGACGAGGACCTGAATGAGCTTAAAGGGTGTATAGAACTTGGATTCGGATTCAACGAGGAAGACGGTCAGAGACTGTGTAACACCTTGCCCGCACTCGATCTTTATTTCGCTGTCAACCGCAGGTTGTCTCCTAGCCCTGTCTCCACCCCTCAGAGTCGTTCCTCTTCCCTCGGAGGTCGTTCTTCCTCGTTTGGAAGCCCTAGAAGTGACTCTGACTCTTGGAAGATTTGTAGCCCAG GGGATGACCCTGAACATGTGAAGACCAAGTTAAGGCATTGGGCTCAAGCCGTAGCCTGTTCTGTGATGCAATCATCTTGA